One genomic window of Campylobacter curvus includes the following:
- a CDS encoding Jag N-terminal domain-containing protein, whose product MRIEAENLQEAFQKAASELKCSVTELDIKVIQHPSGGIFGFFKKSAIIEAVPEKQNQKLQEKFKNKHEQKQNNHKNNTDNKNESRHTNGNNSSKHDEQEAKSVNSGVKREHTEKKRNRHKKNREDKEFKTEKAGPSLSEKNSTLAHAAFADKTEDENLVTEFEVAKPEYVIKRIDDEKNDTSSRKKPSKDILDTSILENFNQESTVPESRNEPKKAPKEPIDFDKILPEIKDGLNKLFAASCFDITKIEVSKFNDDTVLIELDGGDAALLIGKEGYRYKAISYLLYNWLNVKYNLAIRLEIAEFLKNQEAMIEQYLNGVIERVQNTGRAQTKPLDGVLVKIALEKLREKFPQKYVGIKSGNDGKFVVVNDFFKK is encoded by the coding sequence ATGCGTATCGAAGCGGAAAATTTACAAGAGGCTTTTCAAAAGGCTGCAAGCGAGCTAAAATGCTCGGTTACCGAGCTTGATATAAAGGTCATCCAGCATCCAAGTGGCGGGATATTCGGCTTTTTCAAAAAGAGTGCCATTATAGAGGCCGTACCTGAAAAGCAGAATCAAAAGTTACAGGAAAAATTTAAGAACAAGCACGAGCAAAAACAAAATAATCACAAAAACAATACCGACAATAAAAATGAAAGCAGACATACTAACGGAAATAACTCTTCCAAGCACGACGAACAGGAAGCAAAGTCTGTAAATTCCGGCGTAAAACGCGAGCATACGGAGAAAAAACGTAATCGTCATAAGAAAAATCGCGAAGATAAAGAGTTTAAAACCGAGAAAGCAGGACCTAGTCTAAGCGAGAAAAATTCAACCTTGGCACATGCCGCGTTTGCAGATAAGACGGAAGATGAAAATTTAGTTACCGAGTTTGAAGTAGCAAAGCCAGAGTATGTCATCAAACGTATAGACGATGAAAAAAATGATACAAGCTCACGCAAAAAGCCTAGCAAGGATATCTTGGACACGTCGATCTTAGAAAATTTCAATCAAGAAAGCACCGTACCGGAGAGTAGAAACGAACCTAAAAAAGCCCCGAAAGAGCCGATAGACTTTGATAAAATTTTACCCGAGATAAAAGATGGTTTAAATAAGCTTTTTGCCGCCAGTTGCTTTGATATCACGAAGATAGAGGTGTCAAAATTTAACGACGATACCGTCCTCATAGAGCTTGACGGGGGCGATGCAGCGCTGCTTATAGGCAAAGAAGGCTACCGATACAAGGCGATATCATATTTGCTTTATAATTGGCTAAATGTAAAATACAACCTTGCCATACGCCTTGAGATAGCTGAATTTTTGAAAAATCAAGAGGCGATGATAGAGCAGTATCTAAACGGCGTGATAGAACGCGTGCAAAATACGGGTAGAGCGCAGACAAAGCCACTTGACGGTGTTTTGGTAAAGATAGCTCTTGAAAAGCTACGCGAGAAATTCCCACAAAAATATGTCGGGATAAAGTCGGGTAACGACGGGAAATTCGTTGTGGTAAATGATTTCTTCAAAAAATGA
- a CDS encoding SDH family Clp fold serine proteinase yields MSLLDALSKKTDEGKDGEHRTNQQKGVAKPPILFDETQALIKKVQQKLGGTFITYYNSNAGSVCGNDASAMYEILKGKKIDNAFLFIKSDGGSGIASLRIISTLRNYCKNLTALVPANCASAATMMALGANEIVMGPLAYLTPVDTSLKHELSPTNKGNELVSVSMDELSRVVKLWKEQDKDRPRDTNPYNSLYEYIHPLVFGAVDRASSLSLKICRELLRYHISDDEKIQEISERLNGDYPAHEYPILFREAEEIGLHVKKMDDDLNEMLQELTLLYSEMGQRAFTDYDENSYHDNNIANIIETDGKQIYYQIDKDWFYRPDERRWNVMNDESSWRKNELVGGRIKNTIYHLW; encoded by the coding sequence ATGAGTCTGCTCGATGCATTGAGTAAAAAAACGGATGAAGGCAAAGATGGCGAACACCGCACGAACCAGCAAAAAGGCGTCGCGAAGCCCCCTATACTATTTGACGAGACGCAAGCGCTCATAAAAAAGGTGCAACAAAAGCTAGGCGGCACGTTCATCACTTACTACAACTCAAACGCGGGCAGCGTCTGCGGGAACGACGCAAGCGCGATGTATGAAATTCTAAAGGGTAAAAAGATAGACAACGCGTTTTTATTTATCAAAAGTGATGGCGGTAGCGGTATAGCCAGTCTTCGTATCATCTCAACCTTGAGAAATTATTGTAAAAATCTGACCGCCTTAGTGCCGGCGAACTGCGCTTCTGCGGCGACTATGATGGCTTTGGGGGCAAACGAGATCGTGATGGGGCCGCTCGCGTATCTAACGCCGGTGGATACATCGCTAAAACATGAGCTAAGCCCGACGAACAAAGGCAATGAGCTGGTGAGCGTCTCGATGGACGAGCTAAGTCGCGTCGTGAAGCTCTGGAAGGAGCAAGACAAGGACAGGCCGCGCGACACGAACCCTTATAACTCGCTTTACGAATACATCCATCCGCTCGTATTTGGTGCGGTCGATCGCGCCAGCTCGCTTTCGCTTAAAATTTGCCGCGAGCTTTTGCGCTATCACATAAGCGACGATGAGAAGATCCAAGAAATTTCAGAGAGATTAAACGGTGACTATCCTGCGCACGAGTATCCGATACTCTTTCGCGAGGCCGAGGAGATCGGGCTTCATGTCAAAAAGATGGATGACGATCTAAATGAGATGCTTCAAGAGCTCACGCTCCTTTACTCCGAGATGGGGCAGCGTGCATTCACGGACTACGACGAGAACAGCTATCATGATAACAACATCGCAAACATCATCGAAACTGACGGCAAGCAGATTTATTATCAGATCGATAAAGACTGGTTTTACCGCCCTGACGAGCGCCGCTGGAACGTGATGAACGACGAGAGCTCATGGCGCAAAAATGAGCTCGTCGGTGGCAGGATCAAAAATACGATATATCATTTGTGGTAA
- the ftsZ gene encoding cell division protein FtsZ, translating to MSSFTVEENKSIYGAKIKVVGVGGGGGNMINHMIRENAILNIDLIVANTDAQALENSPAHTKIQLGEKKTKGLGAGMRPEVGKEAAEESYDEIKSALETSDIVFIASGLGGGTGTGAAPIVAQAAKDVGALTVAVVTIPFVFEGKKRRKLADLGLEELRKESDSIVVIPNDKLLTLIDKKAGIKESFEMVDDVLARAVNGMSTIVLDSGKSDINLDFADVRTIMSHRGLALMGVGEAQGEDAAQEAMKNAIQSPLLDNMTINGAFGVLVHFRIHPSCPLSDINDAMEIVYSAADEDAEVIFGTTTDDNMENNKVQITIIATGFKGSDKEAEEKKEADMAANEVVKKERILRLQKVSGGYNSEDYMTQLDVPSYMRHQMD from the coding sequence ATGAGCAGCTTCACAGTAGAAGAGAATAAAAGCATCTACGGCGCAAAGATCAAGGTCGTAGGTGTAGGCGGCGGCGGCGGAAATATGATAAATCATATGATCCGAGAAAATGCTATTTTAAATATCGATCTTATAGTTGCGAACACCGATGCTCAAGCGCTTGAAAATTCTCCGGCACATACGAAAATTCAGCTTGGTGAAAAAAAGACAAAAGGCCTTGGCGCAGGCATGAGACCGGAGGTCGGCAAAGAGGCTGCAGAGGAGAGCTACGACGAGATAAAAAGCGCCCTTGAGACGTCAGATATCGTTTTCATTGCATCAGGACTTGGCGGAGGTACCGGAACCGGAGCGGCTCCGATAGTGGCTCAGGCCGCTAAAGATGTCGGCGCCTTGACAGTTGCAGTTGTAACCATACCATTTGTATTTGAAGGCAAAAAGCGTCGTAAGCTAGCCGATCTGGGCCTTGAAGAGCTTCGTAAAGAGAGCGACTCTATCGTTGTCATACCAAACGATAAACTACTGACGCTCATAGACAAAAAAGCCGGTATCAAAGAGAGCTTCGAGATGGTCGATGATGTATTGGCTCGTGCGGTCAATGGCATGAGTACTATCGTTCTTGACTCTGGTAAAAGTGATATAAATCTCGACTTTGCCGATGTTAGAACCATCATGAGCCATAGAGGTTTGGCATTGATGGGTGTGGGTGAGGCTCAAGGAGAGGACGCCGCTCAAGAGGCTATGAAAAACGCCATCCAGTCTCCATTACTAGATAATATGACGATAAACGGAGCGTTTGGCGTGCTAGTTCACTTCAGGATTCACCCGTCATGCCCACTTAGCGATATCAATGACGCTATGGAGATAGTTTATAGCGCTGCCGATGAGGATGCGGAGGTGATCTTTGGAACTACGACTGATGACAATATGGAAAACAACAAGGTCCAAATAACCATCATCGCAACCGGCTTCAAAGGCTCGGACAAAGAGGCCGAAGAGAAAAAAGAGGCCGATATGGCGGCAAATGAAGTAGTCAAAAAAGAGAGAATTCTAAGGCTTCAAAAAGTAAGCGGCGGATACAATAGCGAGGACTATATGACTCAGCTTGATGTTCCTTCTTATATGCGCCATCAAATGGACTAA
- a CDS encoding DnaJ domain-containing protein, with protein MVKMGSFLFYIIIFLAIYLFFNSFKGGVNFGRQRTLGFEEAKFLVALLAKVAKGDGRVNELEARLISETLDDLTLKIQGSRDQRDELKRIYNIEKENISNAYELARNYRIALNLDAQISAARITFFLNLAYIDGSFSAAERKVIEDISDGLGLSRQMLNQIIMQFEIFYGARQRFSGGYGRQSYQGQSGASSGFEAKKDPCEVLGLPKTAKFSEVKKRYRELVRQYHPDILMGRGESEEVIEKSTKKLQEINEAYESIKERENA; from the coding sequence GTGGTAAAAATGGGTTCATTTTTATTTTATATCATCATTTTTTTAGCGATTTATTTGTTCTTTAACTCGTTTAAAGGCGGCGTAAATTTTGGCAGGCAAAGGACGCTGGGCTTTGAGGAGGCTAAATTTTTAGTCGCGCTTCTAGCCAAGGTCGCAAAGGGCGACGGGCGCGTGAATGAGCTTGAAGCAAGGCTGATTAGCGAGACGCTCGATGATCTTACGCTCAAGATCCAAGGCTCAAGGGATCAGCGCGACGAGCTAAAGAGAATTTACAATATAGAAAAAGAAAATATCTCAAATGCCTACGAGCTTGCGAGAAATTACCGAATAGCGCTAAATCTAGACGCTCAAATTTCAGCCGCTCGTATCACGTTTTTTCTAAATTTAGCTTATATAGACGGTAGTTTCAGCGCCGCTGAGCGTAAGGTCATCGAGGACATCTCGGACGGGCTTGGGCTTAGTAGGCAGATGCTAAATCAAATAATAATGCAGTTTGAGATTTTTTACGGTGCCAGGCAGAGGTTCTCAGGCGGCTACGGACGACAAAGTTATCAGGGGCAAAGCGGAGCAAGCTCTGGCTTTGAAGCCAAAAAAGATCCTTGCGAAGTTTTGGGCTTACCTAAAACGGCTAAATTCAGCGAGGTCAAGAAAAGATACCGCGAGCTGGTGCGTCAGTATCATCCGGATATCCTCATGGGACGCGGCGAGAGCGAAGAGGTCATAGAAAAATCGACTAAAAAACTGCAAGAGATAAACGAGGCTTACGAAAGTATAAAGGAGCGTGAAAACGCATAG
- the purH gene encoding bifunctional phosphoribosylaminoimidazolecarboxamide formyltransferase/IMP cyclohydrolase → MRALISVSDKEGVVEFAKGLEQLGWQIVSTGGTYKILNENGVKAVEVAQITQSPEMFEGRVKTLHPKIHGGILYKRDDASHVAQAKEFGIEGIDLVCVNLYPFKETTIRTDEFDEIIENIDIGGPAMVRSAAKNFKDVLIVTSVLDYDEILQRLKEGTDDLEFRRNLMIKAYEHTASYDATIANYMNERFKGGFGDARFIFGNKVFDTRYGENPHQKGALYEFEYFFTNNFRALKGEASFNNMTDINGAVMLATSFENAPVVAIVKHSNPCGLAVKDSLLESYVEALKCDPISAYGGVVAINGTLDRALARKINEIYVEVIIAANVDDDALAVFENKKRIKIFTQDNKFLVRAGDRFDFKHIDGGFVFQERDVVNDDELKNMKQMSKKHANENQLKDAQIAWKVAALTKSNCVVYVKDGAMVAIGMGMTSRVDAARAAVAKAKELDLDLHGCVLASEAFFPFRDSVDIASKVGVKCVIEPGGSIRDDEVIEAANEHGMSLYFTGVRHFLH, encoded by the coding sequence ATGAGAGCGTTGATCAGCGTGAGCGACAAAGAGGGTGTGGTAGAGTTTGCCAAGGGGCTGGAGCAGCTAGGCTGGCAGATCGTCTCGACCGGCGGGACGTATAAAATTTTAAACGAAAACGGCGTGAAAGCGGTCGAAGTAGCCCAGATCACGCAAAGCCCGGAGATGTTTGAGGGCAGGGTAAAGACCCTGCATCCAAAGATCCACGGAGGAATTTTATATAAACGAGACGACGCGAGCCACGTCGCACAGGCAAAAGAGTTTGGCATAGAGGGTATAGACCTTGTCTGCGTAAATTTATATCCTTTCAAAGAGACCACGATCCGTACGGATGAATTTGATGAGATCATCGAGAACATCGACATCGGCGGTCCTGCGATGGTGCGCTCTGCAGCTAAAAATTTCAAAGACGTTTTGATAGTTACCAGCGTGCTTGATTATGATGAAATTTTGCAGCGCTTAAAAGAGGGGACTGACGATCTTGAATTTCGCAGAAATTTGATGATAAAGGCCTACGAGCACACGGCAAGCTACGATGCGACGATCGCAAACTATATGAACGAGCGATTTAAAGGCGGGTTTGGCGATGCTAGATTTATCTTTGGAAATAAAGTCTTTGACACGAGATATGGCGAAAACCCGCACCAAAAAGGCGCGCTTTATGAATTCGAATATTTTTTCACGAACAACTTTAGAGCGCTCAAAGGCGAAGCCAGCTTTAACAACATGACCGATATAAACGGCGCTGTCATGCTGGCTACCAGCTTTGAAAACGCCCCGGTCGTGGCGATCGTAAAACACTCCAACCCTTGCGGTCTAGCCGTAAAAGACAGCCTGCTTGAGAGCTACGTGGAGGCGCTAAAATGCGATCCTATCTCGGCCTACGGCGGAGTGGTCGCTATAAACGGCACGCTAGATAGGGCATTAGCACGTAAGATAAATGAAATTTACGTCGAGGTCATAATCGCTGCAAACGTAGACGACGATGCTTTGGCGGTATTTGAAAATAAAAAACGCATCAAAATTTTCACCCAAGATAATAAATTTTTGGTGCGCGCAGGGGATAGGTTTGACTTCAAACACATTGACGGCGGGTTCGTTTTCCAAGAGCGAGACGTGGTGAATGATGACGAGCTTAAAAATATGAAGCAAATGAGTAAAAAGCATGCGAATGAAAATCAGCTAAAAGACGCACAGATCGCTTGGAAGGTCGCCGCCCTTACGAAGAGCAACTGCGTTGTTTATGTAAAAGACGGCGCGATGGTGGCTATCGGCATGGGTATGACATCTCGCGTCGATGCGGCGCGTGCGGCCGTAGCGAAGGCAAAAGAGCTCGATCTCGATCTACATGGCTGCGTGCTTGCTAGCGAGGCGTTCTTCCCGTTTAGAGACAGTGTCGATATAGCGAGCAAAGTGGGCGTGAAATGCGTAATAGAGCCGGGTGGTAGCATCCGCGACGATGAGGTCATAGAGGCGGCGAACGAACACGGCATGTCGCTTTATTTCACCGGTGTCCGCCACTTTTTGCACTGA
- the msrB gene encoding peptide-methionine (R)-S-oxide reductase MsrB: MTKMLKIFLGFAATIMLAVGFANAQNEIKGPLMAQKNLKDIYLAGGCFWGMEGYFKKIAGIEQTSVGYANGKSDKTSYHEIDATDHAETLHIKYDANRIDLAEILAHYFRVIDPTSVNKQGNDIGRQYRTGIYYVDAQDLPVIEAFMRFEQSKFKDKIAVEVAPLKNFVLAEEYHQDYLDKNPFGYCHIDLNLAKKPLYDDEKFKMPSKSELKEKLTDEQYAVTQEKATERPFSSKYDKFEERGIYVDVVSGKPLFSSSDKYDAGCGWPSFTKPITADALKYEQDNSHGMSRVEVTSKISDSHLGHVFDDGPGERGGLRYCINGASLKFIPLEDMQKLGYGEYIPYVK; this comes from the coding sequence ATGACAAAAATGCTTAAAATATTTTTAGGATTTGCTGCGACTATAATGCTGGCAGTCGGATTTGCGAACGCACAAAACGAGATAAAAGGACCTTTGATGGCACAAAAAAATTTAAAAGATATTTATTTGGCGGGCGGTTGCTTTTGGGGTATGGAAGGCTATTTTAAAAAGATCGCCGGCATCGAGCAAACGAGCGTAGGATACGCAAACGGAAAGAGCGATAAGACTAGCTATCACGAGATAGACGCGACGGATCACGCCGAGACGCTACATATAAAATATGACGCTAATCGCATAGATCTGGCTGAAATTTTGGCGCATTATTTTCGCGTTATAGACCCGACTTCGGTCAATAAGCAAGGCAATGACATCGGGCGCCAGTATAGGACCGGGATATACTATGTCGATGCGCAGGATCTACCTGTGATAGAGGCGTTTATGAGGTTTGAGCAGAGTAAATTTAAAGACAAGATCGCAGTCGAGGTCGCTCCGCTTAAAAATTTCGTCTTGGCCGAGGAGTATCATCAAGACTACCTTGATAAAAATCCATTTGGATACTGCCATATCGATCTAAATTTAGCCAAAAAGCCGCTTTATGACGATGAGAAATTTAAAATGCCAAGCAAAAGCGAACTAAAAGAGAAGCTAACGGACGAGCAGTATGCCGTGACTCAGGAAAAGGCTACCGAGCGCCCGTTTAGCAGCAAGTATGATAAATTTGAAGAGCGCGGCATCTATGTCGATGTCGTGAGCGGAAAGCCGCTATTTTCGAGCTCTGATAAATATGATGCGGGATGCGGCTGGCCGAGCTTCACAAAGCCAATAACCGCCGATGCGCTAAAATACGAGCAGGATAACAGTCACGGCATGTCAAGAGTCGAGGTCACTTCAAAGATAAGTGATTCGCATTTGGGGCATGTATTTGACGACGGTCCGGGCGAACGTGGCGGGCTTAGATACTGCATAAACGGTGCGAGTCTTAAATTTATCCCGCTTGAGGATATGCAAAAGCTGGGATACGGCGAATATATCCCGTATGTGAAGTAA
- the purL gene encoding phosphoribosylformylglycinamidine synthase subunit PurL, which produces MDKATIKAHKISEQEYEEILKILGREPNLLELGIFSAMWSEHCSYKSSKKYLNGFPTKAPWVIQGPGENAGVIDVGGGVAAVFKMESHNHPSFIEPFQGAATGVGGILRDVFTMGARVVANMNSLRFGEVRGDSENARKQRYLLKGAVAGIGHYGNCMGIPTVGGETTFDASFNGNILVNAFALGLVKSDEIFYGKAEGIGNPVIYVGSKTGRDGLGGAVMASDSFNDANKSLRPTVQVGDPFAEKLLMEACLELFKKDYIVGIQDMGAAGLTSSSFEMAGRSGSGMKMQLDRVPMREEGMSPYELMLSESQERMLICAKKGCEQKVLEIFKKWDLDAEVIGEVTDSGQMQLYWHGELVGQIPIKPLSEAAPVLDRPTARPKYLDEIKNLQIPKDIDNKTAFFKLLREPEILNKALIYDQYDANIQTNTIKQPGYLGAAVIRIKETGKALAMAAQCDPRANFVSPKIGAARAVAAAGRKVAMSGAMPLAITDCLNYGNPQNPEVMWQFAQGCEGIKEACRELNTPVVSGNVSLYNDTDGVSVYPTPAIVSVGVNDDARANLKSVFGRAGTAIYLLGETKGEFAASLYAKALFDVVGGTLSEIDYKKERALWELIIAANKVGVLEFANSVGVGGVAMSLAKMACISGIGAECKFDVAQANFIFDESFSRALVGVKDEAKFSELATKFGVKFEKIGVTGGDNFRLNEIDENLSQISEIYFNEFANIIKQED; this is translated from the coding sequence ATGGACAAAGCGACGATAAAAGCGCACAAGATCAGCGAGCAAGAGTATGAAGAAATTTTAAAGATTTTAGGGCGCGAGCCAAATTTACTTGAACTTGGCATATTTTCGGCGATGTGGAGCGAGCATTGCAGCTACAAATCGAGCAAAAAATACCTAAACGGCTTCCCGACCAAAGCGCCGTGGGTGATCCAAGGACCGGGCGAGAACGCCGGCGTCATCGATGTTGGCGGCGGAGTCGCGGCGGTGTTTAAGATGGAGAGTCACAATCACCCAAGCTTCATCGAGCCCTTTCAAGGTGCCGCCACAGGCGTGGGCGGTATACTGCGCGACGTTTTCACGATGGGGGCGCGCGTGGTGGCGAATATGAACTCGCTGCGCTTTGGCGAGGTGCGCGGAGATAGCGAGAATGCGCGCAAACAGCGATATTTGCTAAAAGGCGCGGTTGCTGGCATCGGGCACTACGGCAACTGCATGGGTATCCCGACCGTGGGCGGCGAGACGACCTTTGACGCGAGCTTTAACGGCAACATCTTGGTAAATGCCTTTGCGCTAGGTCTTGTAAAAAGCGATGAAATTTTCTACGGCAAGGCCGAAGGCATTGGCAATCCCGTGATATACGTGGGCTCAAAGACCGGTCGCGACGGGCTTGGCGGGGCTGTGATGGCGAGCGATAGCTTTAACGACGCGAACAAATCCTTGCGCCCGACCGTGCAAGTGGGCGATCCTTTTGCCGAAAAGTTGCTGATGGAGGCGTGCTTGGAGCTATTTAAAAAAGACTACATCGTCGGCATTCAGGACATGGGCGCGGCGGGGCTAACGAGCTCGAGCTTTGAGATGGCGGGGCGCAGCGGTAGCGGCATGAAGATGCAGCTTGACCGCGTCCCGATGCGCGAGGAGGGTATGAGCCCGTATGAGCTCATGCTAAGCGAGAGTCAGGAGCGCATGCTCATCTGCGCTAAAAAGGGCTGCGAGCAAAAGGTGCTTGAAATCTTTAAAAAATGGGACCTTGACGCCGAGGTCATCGGTGAGGTGACTGACAGCGGGCAGATGCAGCTTTATTGGCATGGCGAGCTGGTGGGACAGATCCCTATAAAGCCGCTCTCTGAGGCTGCTCCCGTGCTCGACCGACCTACCGCGCGACCAAAATATCTTGATGAAATCAAAAATCTACAAATTCCAAAAGACATCGACAACAAAACGGCGTTTTTTAAGCTCCTACGCGAGCCTGAAATTTTAAATAAAGCCCTCATTTACGATCAATACGACGCAAATATCCAGACAAATACGATCAAACAGCCGGGATATTTGGGCGCAGCGGTCATCCGTATCAAAGAGACTGGTAAAGCCCTAGCCATGGCGGCTCAGTGCGATCCGCGCGCAAATTTCGTGAGTCCAAAGATCGGCGCGGCTCGTGCGGTCGCGGCTGCCGGACGCAAGGTCGCGATGAGCGGGGCGATGCCGCTAGCGATCACAGACTGCCTAAACTACGGCAACCCGCAAAATCCAGAGGTCATGTGGCAGTTCGCGCAGGGCTGCGAGGGCATAAAAGAAGCCTGCCGCGAGCTAAACACACCTGTCGTGAGTGGTAACGTGAGCCTTTACAACGATACGGACGGCGTGAGCGTCTATCCGACTCCGGCGATCGTGAGTGTGGGCGTAAATGACGATGCGCGCGCAAATTTAAAGAGTGTCTTTGGCAGAGCGGGCACGGCGATATATCTGCTGGGCGAGACGAAGGGAGAATTTGCCGCCTCACTTTACGCCAAAGCCCTTTTTGACGTGGTCGGCGGCACTCTTAGCGAGATAGACTACAAAAAGGAGCGCGCGCTTTGGGAGCTCATCATCGCGGCGAATAAGGTGGGCGTTTTGGAGTTTGCAAACTCGGTCGGCGTGGGCGGTGTGGCGATGAGCCTAGCCAAAATGGCGTGCATAAGCGGCATCGGTGCGGAGTGTAAATTTGACGTAGCGCAGGCAAATTTCATCTTTGACGAGAGCTTTTCACGTGCGCTCGTGGGTGTAAAAGACGAGGCTAAATTTAGCGAGCTGGCGACGAAATTTGGCGTGAAATTTGAAAAGATCGGCGTAACGGGCGGGGATAATTTTAGACTAAACGAGATCGATGAAAATTTAAGCCAGATCAGCGAGATTTATTTTAACGAATTTGCAAACATAATCAAACAAGAAGACTGA
- the mnmE gene encoding tRNA uridine-5-carboxymethylaminomethyl(34) synthesis GTPase MnmE, giving the protein MISSKNDDIAAIATAHGIGSICIIRLSGSTALQSALKLTKISNLSPRLATLTKIYSLDKEFLDEAIMIYFKAPASFTGEDVVEFHTHGGFVVADMILNELVKLGVRLAEPGEFSKRAFLNDKLDLAKAEAIQGLINSRSEAAAKILARQMRGDLSRYIEQMRNELVKTLAFVETSIDYADDDLPGDLLEQIKAMLEANAAKLDKIVQISEQRRGLIDGFKVAIVGKPNVGKSSILNSLLSYERAIISDEAGTTRDRIEENFKVGTHMVRIIDTAGIRKNVGKIEEIGIRYSLAAIEEADIVLAVFDSSSASDEQDERIVELVKNSGKKVFFILNKSDLAFKFDLDLSPSIKISAKKRTDEIVGRLRDYLDSQDSSEMMLSSNHQIKQCKDASVAIKRALNLLGDELELFAYEINTAIAAIAAITRPFERSEILDEMFSHFCLGK; this is encoded by the coding sequence ATGATTTCTTCAAAAAATGACGATATCGCAGCCATTGCCACGGCGCACGGCATTGGCTCGATCTGCATCATCAGACTGAGCGGCTCGACCGCTCTGCAAAGCGCCTTAAAGCTCACTAAAATTTCAAATCTCTCTCCACGCCTCGCCACACTTACTAAAATTTACTCGCTCGATAAAGAATTTTTAGACGAAGCGATAATGATTTATTTCAAAGCGCCCGCCAGCTTCACTGGTGAAGATGTGGTGGAATTTCACACTCACGGCGGATTTGTCGTGGCTGATATGATATTAAACGAGCTCGTAAAACTTGGCGTGCGGCTGGCCGAGCCCGGAGAATTCAGCAAAAGAGCGTTTTTAAACGACAAGCTCGACCTTGCTAAGGCCGAGGCGATACAAGGGCTCATAAACTCAAGGAGTGAGGCTGCGGCTAAAATTTTAGCCCGTCAGATGCGAGGCGATCTGAGCCGATATATCGAGCAGATGCGAAATGAACTCGTAAAGACGCTTGCCTTTGTGGAGACTAGTATCGACTATGCGGATGACGATTTGCCCGGCGATTTGCTAGAGCAGATAAAGGCTATGCTCGAAGCAAATGCCGCAAAGCTTGATAAAATAGTGCAAATAAGCGAGCAAAGGCGCGGGTTGATCGATGGCTTTAAGGTCGCGATAGTCGGCAAACCAAATGTCGGCAAAAGCTCTATTTTAAACTCACTTTTATCCTACGAGCGCGCGATCATCAGCGACGAGGCTGGCACCACACGCGACAGGATAGAGGAAAATTTCAAGGTCGGAACGCACATGGTACGCATCATCGATACGGCAGGGATCCGTAAAAACGTCGGCAAGATCGAGGAGATCGGTATCCGCTACTCACTAGCGGCGATCGAGGAGGCCGATATCGTTTTGGCCGTTTTTGATAGCTCTAGCGCCAGCGACGAGCAAGACGAACGCATCGTCGAGCTAGTCAAAAATTCCGGCAAGAAGGTATTTTTCATCCTTAATAAAAGCGATCTGGCTTTTAAATTTGACCTTGATTTAAGTCCTAGCATCAAAATTTCGGCAAAAAAAAGGACTGACGAGATAGTGGGGCGGCTACGGGATTATCTTGACTCCCAGGATAGTAGCGAGATGATGCTAAGCTCGAATCACCAGATCAAACAATGTAAAGACGCAAGTGTAGCGATAAAAAGAGCGTTAAATTTGCTCGGTGACGAGCTTGAACTCTTTGCCTACGAGATAAATACCGCGATAGCTGCGATAGCCGCGATCACAAGACCATTTGAGAGGAGTGAAATTTTAGATGAGATGTTTAGCCATTTTTGCCTTGGCAAATAG
- a CDS encoding metal-sulfur cluster assembly factor yields the protein MKDKIYKELSTIVDPEVGFDIVSLGLIYDVKVDGEKAMVTMTLSTRSCPLHELILSWVNDAVLRVDGVKECDIELVWEPAWNIEMANDEVKKALGA from the coding sequence ATGAAGGATAAAATTTACAAAGAGCTTTCGACTATCGTCGATCCTGAGGTTGGATTTGACATCGTGTCTTTGGGGCTCATATATGACGTCAAAGTAGATGGTGAGAAGGCGATGGTCACTATGACTCTGTCGACACGCTCATGCCCACTTCACGAGCTCATACTTAGCTGGGTAAATGACGCTGTGCTTAGAGTGGACGGCGTAAAAGAGTGCGATATAGAGCTGGTTTGGGAGCCTGCATGGAATATCGAGATGGCAAACGACGAAGTCAAAAAGGCGCTTGGAGCTTAG